The proteins below come from a single Myxococcota bacterium genomic window:
- a CDS encoding ammonium transporter, with translation MALPLILSGTAWADDAPKVIDSGDTAWVLAATALVLLMTLPGLALFYGGLVRAKNVLNVFMQCFIAAGAIGILWIVVGYSIAFSSGGGDFFGNLDKMFMNGVTLDSMTANFATPPRQIPEYAFVMFQAMFAIITPALILGAVAERMKFSAFLAFISIWLLVVYCPLAYMVWGGGWIFKSGAIDFAGGMVVHMSSGTSALVAALMVGKRQGFGRDPMPPHSLPLCLIGAGLLWVGWFGFNAGSALSASPLAALAFMNTSTATSAALMTWVLIEWIHRGKPTALGAATAAVAGLVAITPACGNVTPIGSIEVGIGVSVICYAAVTFLKPLGGYDDSLDAFGVHGVGGAWGALASGLFAATYGAPAEGSITSNAQQVMIQLKGIGFTAVFAPAMSFAILLGLKLVFGSLRVSNEEEFEGLDVSAHSESAYSMTSGSSMGGGHGGHGAEGSAALATAHQHH, from the coding sequence TTGGCCCTTCCCCTGATCCTGTCCGGCACGGCCTGGGCCGACGACGCGCCGAAGGTGATCGACTCGGGCGACACCGCCTGGGTGCTCGCCGCGACCGCGCTCGTGCTGCTCATGACCCTGCCGGGCCTCGCGCTCTTCTACGGCGGCCTGGTCCGCGCGAAGAACGTGTTGAACGTCTTCATGCAGTGTTTCATCGCGGCGGGCGCGATCGGGATCCTCTGGATCGTGGTCGGCTACAGCATCGCCTTCTCGAGCGGCGGCGGCGACTTCTTCGGGAACCTCGACAAGATGTTCATGAACGGAGTCACTCTGGACTCGATGACGGCGAACTTCGCCACGCCGCCGCGTCAGATCCCCGAGTACGCGTTCGTGATGTTCCAGGCGATGTTCGCGATCATCACTCCGGCGCTGATCCTGGGCGCCGTGGCCGAGCGCATGAAGTTCTCGGCCTTCCTCGCGTTCATCAGCATCTGGCTGCTGGTGGTGTACTGCCCGCTCGCTTACATGGTCTGGGGCGGCGGCTGGATCTTCAAGTCGGGCGCGATCGACTTCGCGGGCGGCATGGTGGTCCACATGTCGAGCGGCACTTCCGCGCTGGTCGCGGCGCTCATGGTCGGCAAGCGGCAGGGCTTCGGGCGTGACCCGATGCCGCCGCACAGCCTGCCGCTGTGTCTGATCGGCGCCGGCCTGCTCTGGGTCGGCTGGTTCGGGTTCAACGCCGGCAGCGCGCTGTCCGCGAGCCCGCTCGCCGCGCTGGCCTTCATGAACACCAGCACGGCGACTTCGGCCGCGCTCATGACCTGGGTGCTGATCGAGTGGATCCACCGCGGCAAGCCCACGGCGCTCGGCGCCGCGACTGCTGCCGTGGCCGGCCTCGTGGCCATCACGCCGGCGTGCGGCAACGTGACTCCGATCGGCTCGATCGAGGTGGGCATCGGCGTCTCGGTGATCTGCTACGCCGCGGTCACCTTCCTCAAGCCCCTCGGCGGCTACGACGACTCACTCGACGCGTTCGGCGTGCACGGCGTCGGCGGCGCCTGGGGCGCACTGGCCTCGGGCCTGTTCGCGGCCACCTACGGCGCTCCGGCCGAGGGCTCGATCACGAGCAACGCGCAGCAGGTGATGATCCAACTCAAGGGCATCGGCTTCACGGCGGTCTTCGCGCCTGCGATGTCGTTCGCAATTCTGCTCGGGCTGAAGCTTGTGTTCGGCTCCCTGCGCGTGAGCAACGAAGAGGAGTTCGAAGGCCTCGACGTCTCGGCGCACAGCGAGAGCGCATACTCGATGACGAGCGGATCCAGCATGGGCGGCGGCCACGGCGGCCACGGGGCGGAGGGCTCCGCGGCGCTCGCGACCGCGCACCAGCACCACTGA
- a CDS encoding P-II family nitrogen regulator yields the protein MKMIKAVIKPFKLDEVRDALTAAGVEGMTVSEVRGFGRQKGHTELYRGAEYVVDMLPKIEVEVVVSDGRADAVVEAIRKAANTGRIGDGKIFVTPVLDAIRIRTGERGEEAL from the coding sequence ATGAAAATGATCAAGGCGGTCATCAAGCCGTTCAAGCTCGACGAGGTCCGCGACGCGCTGACTGCGGCCGGAGTCGAGGGAATGACGGTCTCGGAGGTGCGCGGCTTCGGGCGGCAGAAGGGCCACACGGAGCTGTACCGCGGTGCGGAGTATGTCGTCGACATGCTGCCCAAGATCGAGGTCGAAGTGGTGGTCTCCGACGGACGCGCAGACGCGGTCGTCGAGGCCATCCGCAAGGCCGCGAATACCGGGCGCATCGGCGACGGAAAGATCTTCGTGACTCCGGTGCTCGACGCGATTCGCATCCGCACGGGCGAACGCGGCGAGGAGGCCTTGTAA
- a CDS encoding arsinothricin resistance N-acetyltransferase ArsN1 family B, producing the protein MRPVVRLAEPSDAAGVQAIYAPIVRDTAISFEVDPPSIEEMSRRIASTLQSYPYLVCDDDGEILGYVYGGRHRERGAYRWSVDVTVYIHERARRRGVGHALYSTLLPLLALQGFHRAYAGITLPNAGSVGLHEAQGFTPVGVYPAVGFKLGEWHDVGWWQLALRPPARNPAEPYGLDRAMRHPEWKIVLEDGQRLLDRRAGQAQSSSKPT; encoded by the coding sequence GTGAGGCCCGTCGTGCGGCTCGCCGAGCCGAGCGACGCAGCGGGCGTTCAGGCGATCTACGCCCCGATCGTCCGCGACACTGCAATCTCGTTCGAAGTCGATCCGCCGAGCATCGAGGAGATGTCTCGGCGGATCGCTTCGACGTTGCAGAGCTACCCGTACCTCGTGTGCGACGACGACGGCGAGATTCTCGGCTACGTGTACGGAGGGCGGCACCGGGAGCGCGGCGCCTACCGCTGGTCGGTCGACGTGACGGTCTACATCCACGAGCGCGCGCGGCGGCGGGGCGTGGGTCACGCGCTCTACTCCACGCTGTTGCCCTTGCTCGCGCTCCAGGGCTTCCACCGCGCATACGCGGGAATCACCCTGCCCAACGCGGGCAGCGTGGGCCTGCACGAGGCGCAGGGCTTCACGCCGGTGGGTGTGTATCCCGCCGTGGGCTTCAAGCTCGGTGAGTGGCACGACGTGGGCTGGTGGCAGCTCGCGCTGCGCCCGCCCGCGCGCAACCCCGCGGAGCCCTACGGGCTCGATCGGGCCATGCGCCACCCCGAGTGGAAGATCGTGCTCGAGGACGGCCAGCGGCTCTTGGATCGGCGCGCCGGGCAGGCTCAGAGCTCTTCGAAGCCGACGTAG